From a single Ischnura elegans chromosome 7, ioIscEleg1.1, whole genome shotgun sequence genomic region:
- the LOC124161913 gene encoding uncharacterized protein LOC124161913 produces the protein MAEVINPLNVLRLMRSKFLDTLSLSETTVEEIDLAEKLTAILKSCAEDGKYDWEVEDDLVFDDDNERNEETVEGFEESSSDSERDEDISPTSPSSSTSYDVSPMKKPRSEPSMLQKKKGVDFWKSGKKGNLRLETVRHNFRFVTSRTQLHRYERQIIESGALNEKYKSIREALLTCFKTAKENNLVVHDRDLRRWAIEENNQLDTPITNFKCTPPWLWKWKKHNNIVSRKVTRVVSKKHSLEQQCFRKGQRVRDGG, from the exons ATGGCTGAGGTGATAAACCCATTGAACGTTTTGAGGTTGatgagaagtaaatttttggATACTCTCTCTCTTTCGGAGACCACTGTGGAAGAAATTGATCTGGCGGAAAAGCTCACAG CAATATTGAAATCCTGTGCAGAAGATGGTAAATACGATTGGGAGGTCGAAGATGATCTTGTATTTGACGATGACAATGAGAGGAATGAGGAAACTGTGGAGGGGTTTGAAGAAAGTAGCAGTGATTCGGAGAGGGATGAGGATATTTCTCCAACATCTCCTTCTTCTTCAACATCATACGATGTTTCCCCTATGAAGAAACCGCGATCAGAACCATCAATGCTCCAAAAAAAAAAGGGAGTTGACTTTTGGAAGTCAGGGAAAAAGGGCAACTTGCGACTAGAGACAGTTCGGCACAACTTCCGCTTCGTAACTAGCCGAACTCAACTTCATCGATATGAGAGGCAGATAATAGAAAGCGGAGccttaaatgaaaagtataaatcTATCCGGGAAGCTCTTCTCACCTGCTTCAAGACCGCCAAAGAGAATAATCTAGTTGTACATGACCGAGATTTGCGGAGGTGggcaattgaggaaaataatcaACTGGATACCCCAATCACAAACTTTAAATGCACTCCTCCGTGGCTTTGGAAGTGGAAGAAGCATAACAACATTGTTTCTCGCAAGGTTACGCGAGTTGTTTCCAAGAAGCACTCCTTGGAACAACAGTGTTTCAGAAAAGGCCAGAGAGTTCGTGACGGAGGTTAA